A single genomic interval of Spinacia oleracea cultivar Varoflay chromosome 6, BTI_SOV_V1, whole genome shotgun sequence harbors:
- the LOC110791042 gene encoding protein BREVIS RADIX isoform X1: MLTCITCAKTDERGEEGGGGGGRGSGSGSGTPNTKESVKGITAQIKDMALKFSGAYKQCKPCTSSGDFKKGERSYVEYDSASEGGRYSYMQPGSSSSTPAWDFNSSTHHHNRGIRSSSRFAGGGYGGERTPIGGRDSIAASDLVIEDEDEPKEWMAQVEPGVHITFVSLPNGGNDLKRIRFSRDMFNKWQAQRWWGENYDRIMELYNVQRFNRQALQTPARSDDEARDSTYTRVGSVMESPMTNKEWIPRNYYQPSSKSFFPPEPSEQGYNAGSSAYGMGGQNMEPSRTTTSSRDDVSVSNASELETEWVEQDEPGVYITIRQLADGTRELRRVRFSREKFGEVHAKMWWEQNRERIQTQYL; this comes from the exons ATGCTCACGTGCATAACATGTGCAAAGACGGACGAGAGAGGGGaagaaggaggaggaggaggagggcgTGGAAGTGGAAGTGGGAGTGGGACTCCAAATACAAAGGAATCTGTTAAAGGCATCACAGCACAG ATAAAGGATATGGCATTGAAATTCTCTGGTGCATACAAACAGTGCAAACCCTGCACAAGCTCAGGTGATTTCAAGAAAGGAGAGAGGTCATATGTGGAATATGATAGTGCATCAGAAGGGGGTCGATACTCTTACATGCAACCTGGAAGTTCAAGCTCAACACCTGCTTGGGATTTCAACAGCAGCACACATCATCATAATCGCGGTATAAGATCATCGTCGAGGTTTGCTGGTGGTGGGTATGGTGGTGAAAGGACTCCTATTGGAGGAAGAGATTCAATTGCTGCTAGTGATTTGGTTatagaagatgaagatgaacctAAAGAATGGATGGCACAGGTTGAACCTGGTGTGCATATTACTTTTGTTTCTCTTCCTAATGGAGGGAATGATTTGAAGAGGATTCGATTCAG CCGAGACATGTTTAACAAATGGCAAGCTCAAAGATGGTGGGGTGAAAACTACGACAGAATCATGGAGCTTTACAACGTTCAAAGATTCAACAGACAAGCACTTCAGACACCAGCAAGATCAGATGATGAG GCAAGAGATTCAACTTACACTAGAGTTGGATCAGTAATGGAGAGTCCTATGACTAACAAAGAGTGGATACCAAGAAATTACTACCAACCTTCCAGTAAATCATTCTTCCCACCTGAACCATCAGAACAAGGTTACAATGCAGGGTCGAGTGCTTATGGTATGGGCGGTCAGAATATGGAACCATCACGGACAACCACCTCGTCTAGGGATGATGTGTCGGTTAGTAATGCAAGTGAGCTTGAAACGGAGTGGGTTGAACAAGATGAACCAGGGGTGTATATTACCATTAGACAGCTTGCTGATGGGACTAGAGAATTACGTCGTGTGAGATTCAG
- the LOC110791042 gene encoding protein BREVIS RADIX isoform X2 produces MALKFSGAYKQCKPCTSSGDFKKGERSYVEYDSASEGGRYSYMQPGSSSSTPAWDFNSSTHHHNRGIRSSSRFAGGGYGGERTPIGGRDSIAASDLVIEDEDEPKEWMAQVEPGVHITFVSLPNGGNDLKRIRFSRDMFNKWQAQRWWGENYDRIMELYNVQRFNRQALQTPARSDDEARDSTYTRVGSVMESPMTNKEWIPRNYYQPSSKSFFPPEPSEQGYNAGSSAYGMGGQNMEPSRTTTSSRDDVSVSNASELETEWVEQDEPGVYITIRQLADGTRELRRVRFSREKFGEVHAKMWWEQNRERIQTQYL; encoded by the exons ATGGCATTGAAATTCTCTGGTGCATACAAACAGTGCAAACCCTGCACAAGCTCAGGTGATTTCAAGAAAGGAGAGAGGTCATATGTGGAATATGATAGTGCATCAGAAGGGGGTCGATACTCTTACATGCAACCTGGAAGTTCAAGCTCAACACCTGCTTGGGATTTCAACAGCAGCACACATCATCATAATCGCGGTATAAGATCATCGTCGAGGTTTGCTGGTGGTGGGTATGGTGGTGAAAGGACTCCTATTGGAGGAAGAGATTCAATTGCTGCTAGTGATTTGGTTatagaagatgaagatgaacctAAAGAATGGATGGCACAGGTTGAACCTGGTGTGCATATTACTTTTGTTTCTCTTCCTAATGGAGGGAATGATTTGAAGAGGATTCGATTCAG CCGAGACATGTTTAACAAATGGCAAGCTCAAAGATGGTGGGGTGAAAACTACGACAGAATCATGGAGCTTTACAACGTTCAAAGATTCAACAGACAAGCACTTCAGACACCAGCAAGATCAGATGATGAG GCAAGAGATTCAACTTACACTAGAGTTGGATCAGTAATGGAGAGTCCTATGACTAACAAAGAGTGGATACCAAGAAATTACTACCAACCTTCCAGTAAATCATTCTTCCCACCTGAACCATCAGAACAAGGTTACAATGCAGGGTCGAGTGCTTATGGTATGGGCGGTCAGAATATGGAACCATCACGGACAACCACCTCGTCTAGGGATGATGTGTCGGTTAGTAATGCAAGTGAGCTTGAAACGGAGTGGGTTGAACAAGATGAACCAGGGGTGTATATTACCATTAGACAGCTTGCTGATGGGACTAGAGAATTACGTCGTGTGAGATTCAG